One part of the Odontesthes bonariensis isolate fOdoBon6 chromosome 15, fOdoBon6.hap1, whole genome shotgun sequence genome encodes these proteins:
- the scp2b gene encoding sterol carrier protein 2b, translating into MPEIQTRSMLRIQAINTSAADGLEGFKAHGVFQEINKKLQEDGEQLVKKIGGVFAFKVKEGPNGQEATWFVDVKNGKGCVHNDTDKKADCTISMSDTDLLALMTGKMNPQTAFFQGKLKITGNMGLAMKLQTLQLQPGKAKL; encoded by the exons ATGCCTGAAATACAGACAAGGAG CATGTTAAGGATTCAAGCCATTAATACCAGTGCAGCTGATGGACTGGAGGGCTTCAAGGCACATGGTGTGTTCCAGGAAATCAACAAGAAGCTTCAGGAG GACGGGGAGCAGCTTGTGAAGAAAATTGGAGGAGTTTTTGCTTTCAAAGTAAAAGAGGGCCCAAATGGACAGGAGGCAACTTGGTTTGTGGATGTAAAGAATGGCAAAGGCTGTGTTCACAATGACACAG ATAAGAAAGCAGATTGCACCATCTCCATGTCGGATACAGATTTGTTGGCTTTGATGACGGGGAAGATGAACCCACAGACT GCATTTTTCCAGGGCAAGCTGAAGATCACAGGGAACATGGGTCTGGCCATGAAGCTACAAACCCTGCAGCTGCAGCCGGGCAAAGCAAAGCTGTAG